Part of the Usitatibacter palustris genome, ACGCCGAAGCCTGGGGCCGCTGGGCCGAGGACTTCTCCGCGCAGATGGATTCGGCGATGGGCTCGATGTTCGCGCACCGCGTGGGCTCCTCGAAGGCGGTGAAGGGCGCGCCCTACAGCGCCGAGGTCGTCACGGAAACGAACCAGCATCTCGCCGACGGCAACGTGATCACCAAGAAGTCCACGAGCCTCGTCTATCGCGACGGCGAAGGCCGCACGCGCCAGGAAGCGGTGCGCGCCGGGAAGGAAAGCACGGTGTACATCACCGACCCGGTCGCCGGCTCCTCGATCATCCTTTCGCCCGACAAGAAGCGCGCGACCGTTTCTCCGCGCACCTACCAGTTCGTCTCCGACAAGCAGGTGCAGCGGGTGCGCGTCGGCACCACCGACGTGAAGATCGAAAACGGCAAGGTCTTCCTCGACGGCAACGAAGTGCCCGGCGGCAAGATCGAGCTGAAGAGCAAGTCCGGCAAGAACGTGAAGATCGAGAACGGCAAGATCTGGGTCGACGGCAAGGAGCTCGTGGCCGACGGCAAGGTCTACATCCGCAACGTCGAGTCCGTCGTGGGTGCCGACGGCACGCGCCGAGAGGAAGTGCGTGTGCAAGTGGTGCGCAGCAGCGACGGCCGGGAGATGATCGCGCCCGTGGCACCGATCGCGCCGGTGCCCCCCGTTTCGCCGATGGCTGGCGTCGCGCCGCCCGTGCCTCCCGTGCCGCCCATTCCCCCGCTGCCCGGGATGGGCTGGGACACCGCACGTCTCGGCAAGGGCGTGACGACCTCGCTCGGCGCCAAGGACTTCGAGGGCGTGAAGGCCGAGGGCAAGAGCACGCTGTGGACCATCCCCGCCGGCGAGATCGGCAACCGCAACCCGATCAGCGTCGTCTCGGAGACGTGGTATTCGCCCGATCTCAAGGTCACGGTGTACTCGCGCTACAGCGATCCGCGCCAGGGCGAGAGCATCTACCGGCTCGTGAACCTGAAGCGCGCCGAGCCCGCGGCGACCCTCTTCAAGCCGCCGGAAGGCTACGAGATCCGCGGCAAAGGCAGGGATCGCCCGCCCCAGAGCTAGCACCGCCTATAATCGGGGGGTTCTCAACGAAGGAGCGTCCCCGATGGGCCGAGGCGACAAACGCAGTTTCAAGGGCAAGACATTCAAGGGCAGTTTCGGCAAGACCCGGTTGCGCAAGAAGCGCCGCACCGCCGGCGCGGTCAAGAAGAAGGCCTAGAAGCGAGATCCCGGCTCCGCGAGGAAGGCAGTCTCCTCCGGAGTCGAGGCGCGCCCCAGGGCGGCATTGCGGTGCGGGAAACGCCCGAAGCGGCGGATCACCACGCGATGCTTCTCCGCCCACTGCACGAGGCCGCGCGTTTCCGGATAGTTCTCCAGCTCCGCGAACAGCGCGACGGCGCGATCCTGCGCGGTCATGTCCTCGGCATGCTCGAGCGGCAGGTAGACGAACATCCGCTCGACCGGCGCGCATTCGAGGTGCCAGTTCTTCCCGATCATCGATTCGGCGATCGCGCGCGCCCGTGCGTCCTGCGCGAACGCGCGGGCATCGTCGCGATACAGGTTCCGCGAGAACTGGTCGAGCACGATGAGCAGCGCCAATGCGCTCTCGCGCGCGCCCTCCCATTGCGTGAGGCCACCGCGCGCGGCTTCCTCATGCAGCTCGCCGAAGCGAACGCGGATCTGCCCGTCGAAGAACGCGTCCTTGCGGAACCACTCGGGGCGCGTTGCGTGCCCGGTGAACCA contains:
- a CDS encoding DUF924 family protein encodes the protein MAADYREVLQFWFTGHATRPEWFRKDAFFDGQIRVRFGELHEEAARGGLTQWEGARESALALLIVLDQFSRNLYRDDARAFAQDARARAIAESMIGKNWHLECAPVERMFVYLPLEHAEDMTAQDRAVALFAELENYPETRGLVQWAEKHRVVIRRFGRFPHRNAALGRASTPEETAFLAEPGSRF
- a CDS encoding 30S ribosomal protein THX encodes the protein MGRGDKRSFKGKTFKGSFGKTRLRKKRRTAGAVKKKA